A window of Anaerohalosphaeraceae bacterium contains these coding sequences:
- a CDS encoding P-II family nitrogen regulator, translated as MKLIIAYIQPHKLEEVKKALVQAEVGKMSVTNSLGCGAQMGYQESYRGIKFEVNLLKKIRLEIAVNDNFVDRTVNAIISAARTGEIGDGKIFILDLAECIRIRTGEKGSAAIG; from the coding sequence ATGAAACTGATTATTGCGTACATCCAGCCTCATAAACTGGAAGAGGTCAAAAAAGCCCTCGTTCAGGCCGAAGTCGGCAAGATGAGTGTGACCAATTCACTCGGCTGCGGAGCCCAGATGGGCTATCAGGAAAGTTATCGCGGCATCAAATTCGAGGTCAATCTGCTCAAAAAGATTCGTCTGGAGATTGCCGTCAATGACAATTTTGTAGACCGCACGGTGAATGCGATTATTTCCGCCGCACGGACCGGCGAAATCGGGGACGGCAAAATCTTTATTCTCGATTTGGCCGAATGCATTCGCATCCGAACCGGTGAAAAAGGGTCGGCGGCGATCGGCTGA
- a CDS encoding ammonium transporter: MYSHREIRCRGWGLAVCLLLLSGIVSAGEAAAQEPSGIAEVKESLQTNMNVIWTCIAAFLVFFMQAGFAMVETGFTRAKNAVNILMKNLMDFSVGSLVFFLIGFGLMFGRSNGLFGTTMFGLSGIEPGEDWSWTFLIFQTVFAATAATIVSGAMAERTKFISYLIYSAVISLVIYPVFGSWAWGNLLLTDNTSWLADLGFHDFAGSTVVHSIGGWLALAGAVVLGPRLGKYGRDGKPKALLGHNIPLAALGVFILWFGWFGFNPGSTTVAGGMVGYIAVTTNLAAAAGAVSSLLTSWIVLKKPDLSMALNGTLAGLVAITAPCDGVTPVGAIVIGLAAGVLVVFSVLFFDAVLKIDDPVGAVSVHAVNGLWGTVAYGLFAIDGGLFYGGGLRQLGVQLLGAGAAFVWAFGLGLLLFWILRKTVGLRVSAEEEMKGLDIGEHGMEAYSGFQIFSTM; this comes from the coding sequence CCAATATGAACGTGATTTGGACCTGTATCGCTGCTTTTCTGGTCTTCTTTATGCAGGCCGGCTTTGCGATGGTGGAAACGGGCTTCACGCGTGCGAAAAACGCCGTCAATATTCTGATGAAAAATCTGATGGACTTTTCCGTCGGCTCGCTCGTGTTCTTTCTGATCGGCTTCGGTCTGATGTTCGGACGGTCCAACGGACTGTTCGGCACGACGATGTTTGGCCTCAGCGGAATCGAGCCCGGAGAGGACTGGAGCTGGACATTCCTGATTTTCCAGACGGTGTTTGCGGCGACGGCCGCCACGATTGTTTCCGGTGCCATGGCGGAACGAACCAAGTTCATCTCCTATCTGATTTACAGCGCCGTGATTTCTCTGGTGATTTATCCGGTTTTCGGCTCCTGGGCCTGGGGCAATCTGCTTTTGACGGACAATACGAGCTGGCTGGCGGATTTGGGATTTCATGACTTTGCGGGCTCGACCGTCGTTCATTCCATCGGCGGCTGGCTGGCCCTAGCCGGCGCTGTTGTTCTGGGTCCTCGACTGGGCAAATACGGGCGGGACGGCAAACCGAAAGCCCTGCTCGGACACAATATCCCGTTGGCAGCTCTGGGTGTGTTTATCCTCTGGTTCGGCTGGTTTGGGTTTAACCCGGGCAGCACGACGGTTGCCGGAGGAATGGTGGGGTATATTGCCGTGACAACCAATTTGGCGGCGGCCGCCGGAGCGGTGTCCTCACTGCTGACGTCCTGGATAGTTCTGAAGAAACCGGATCTTTCGATGGCGTTGAACGGAACCCTGGCCGGCCTGGTTGCGATTACGGCTCCGTGTGACGGAGTCACGCCGGTCGGAGCGATTGTCATCGGCCTGGCGGCGGGTGTGTTGGTGGTCTTCAGTGTTCTGTTTTTTGATGCGGTTTTGAAAATTGATGACCCGGTCGGCGCCGTCAGTGTCCATGCGGTCAACGGTCTTTGGGGTACTGTGGCTTATGGATTGTTTGCGATTGACGGCGGTCTCTTCTATGGAGGGGGGCTCCGTCAGCTGGGGGTTCAGCTGCTCGGTGCCGGTGCGGCTTTTGTCTGGGCGTTTGGTCTGGGGCTGCTGCTGTTCTGGATCCTTCGGAAAACGGTGGGGCTGCGGGTCAGTGCCGAAGAAGAAATGAAAGGCCTGGATATCGGCGAACACGGCATGGAGGCCTACAGCGGATTCCAGATTTTCAGCACCATGTAA